A stretch of Ipomoea triloba cultivar NCNSP0323 chromosome 11, ASM357664v1 DNA encodes these proteins:
- the LOC115995634 gene encoding putative late blight resistance protein homolog R1B-17 isoform X1 yields the protein MAYAAVTSLKGTLHLHFLQSQPRLPLQHNQEILNSLCENLGFLQEILEKSEIAYAYDNSAVKRLEAKMRDVAFEAEERIEMELSSIYLQSSSIEACLLRLHGILKQAVKQTDYLKKKFIKIAKGSSITEVSLLAAVTSLKETLHLHFLQSQPRLPLIYKRKVVSLHRNLGFLQESFEKSEIAYDDAGEMNDLEAEMRDVALEAEKRIEMELTTIYLAKGWIKHLACLLRLHGIFNEAVKQTDHLKRKLIKITSEKQLAKGPSQGERITDNVSFLGQMEQRGPFFGSTSSQPDLERENNITVSKFSINASIKFDSRMVGCNEEFKMIMDQLTQQSAKQLQVVSIVGMGGIGKTTLARKVYEDPSITSHFYIRAWVTVSQKYNVEQILQCVVGCVNAASNDNLAESLRKHLMGQRYLIVMDDIWSTTTWDSVQRCFPDNNNGSRILLTSRLREVAEYVSSGNFTINMPFLDAHESWNLFCNVFGQTKFLWVFEEIGRDIMKKCEGLPLAIVVVASLLSKTEAAVEKWNNVAKNVSRYVIGDSNDACSRILYLSYNQLPHHLKACFLYFGVFPEDYEIHVKKLVRLWAAEGFLRAEDHQNMEEAAMECLQDLVDRSLVFVSKQSYNGKTKTVRTHDLLRDLCLREARHENLLNIIGEEKLPLYKKEISCRWISATLGFHPLPLTKCFHKSHSFHYPYAYYSSVERLFSHFKLLRVVDIERIYSHGYGELYALANLIHLRYFALRYSTNTISGKYFRLELFEHWNMQSFIVHGVDATFDSFEASGIWKMPLLRNFCIQGIVSLGTLSVVHRNLESISWLNSKLCTKDLFTRIPNLKKLGIFDGYDENNLDCFYNFVHLGQLEELSIRKWHNLNHIPCIGISWATNFLPNLKKLKFFLTSLAWSDMKIIGMLPNLEVLKLKRAIARKDTIWEPSEEGFRKLKRLVIEYTCLERWSAMGDHFPVLECLELHKCDNLLEIPSGFADITTLALIQLNGCWDSVLTSAKFIQEEQYNNYGNALLVHSKNIRKKRVNNK from the exons ATGGCGTACGCTGCTGTAACTTCACTTAAAGGAACACTCCATCTACATTTCTTGCAATCACAACCACGCTTGCCTCTTCAACACAACCAAGAGATACTTAATTCTCTATGTGAAAATCTTGGTTTCTTGCAAGAAATTCTTGAGAAATCTGAGATCGCCTATGCCTATGATAATTCGGCGGTGAAACGTTTAGAGGCAAAGATGAGAGATGTAGCGTTCGAAGCTGAAGAAAGGATTGAGATGGAATTGAGTAGCATATATCTTCAATCAAGCAGTATAGAGGCTTGCCTCCTCAGGCTTCATGGAATCCTCAAGCAAGCAGTAAAACAGACTGATTACCTCAAGAAGAAGTTTATTAAGATTGCAAAGGGTTCATCAATCACTGAGGTTTCACTCCTTGCTGCTGTAACTTCGCTTAAAGAAACACTCCATCTACATTTCTTGCAATCACAACCACGCCTGCCTCTTATATATAAACGAAAGGTGGTCTCTCTCCATAGAAATCTTGGTTTCCTTCAAGAAAGTTTTGAGAAATCTGAGATCGCCTATGATGATGCAGGGGAGATGAATGATCTAGAGGCAGAGATGAGAGATGTGGCGTTAGAAGCTGAAAAAAGGATTGAGATGGAGTTGACTACCATTTATCTGGCAAAGGGTTGGATCAAGCATCTTGCTTGCCTACTCAGGCTTCATGGAATCTTCAATGAAGCTGTAAAACAGACTGATCACCTCAAGAGGAAGTTGATAAAGATTACAAGTGAAAAGCAGCTTGCAAAGGGTCCATCACAAGGTGAAAGGATCACTGACAACGTTTCATTCCTTGGTCAGATGGAACAAAGAGGACCATTCTTTGGTTCAACATCATCACAGCCTGATCTAGAACGCGAGAATAATATTACAGTGAGTAAATTTTCCATAAACGCTTCAATAAAGTTTGACAGTAGAATGGTCGGATGCAACGAGGAGTTCAAGATGATAATGGATCAGCTCACCCAACAATCAGCAAAGCAACTACAAGTTGTATCAATTGTAGGCATGGGCGGAATAGGCAAGACCACTTTAGCTCGAAAAGTCTATGAAGATCCATCAATTACTTCTCATTTTTACATCCGTGCATGGGTTACTGTATCTCAAAAGTATAACGTGGAACAAATACTCCAATGTGTTGTTGGTTGTGTTAATGCAGCATCAAATGACAACTTAGCAGAAAGTTTGCGGAAACACTTGATGGGTCAGAGATATTTGATAGTGATGGATGATATATGGAGCACTACTACTTGGGATAGTGTGCAAAGATGCTTTCctgataataataatggaagCCGTATACTATTGACCTCTCGACTAAGGGAGGTGGCTGAATATGTAAGTTCAGGTAACTTTACCATTAACATGCCTTTCTTAGATGCCCATGAAAGTTGGAATCTCTTCTGCAATGTGTTTGGTCAAACAAAATTTCTTTGGGTGTTTGAGGAAATTGGTAGAGACATAATGAAGAAATGTGAAGGATTACCTCTAGCTATTGTTGTAGTAGCTAGTCTTCTCTCTAAGACAGAGGCGGCAGTAGAGAAGTGGAATAATGTTGCAAAAAATGTGAGTAGATATGTAATTGGTGATTCTAATGATGCATGTTCCAGAATACTATATTTGAGTTACAACCAATTACCACACCACTTAAAAGCttgttttctatattttggagtTTTCCCTGAAGACTATgagatccatgtgaagaagtTGGTTAGGTTGTGGGCAGCTGAGGGATTTTTGAGGGCAGAGGACCATCAAAATATGGAGGAAGCAGCCATGGAATGCTTGCAAGATCTTGTTGATAGAAGTCTTGTTTTTGTTAGCAAACAGAGCTACAATGGGAAAACGAAGACAGTAAGAACACATGACTTGTTGCGTGATTTGTGTTTGAGAGAAGCTCGACATGAAAATCTCTTGAATATCATTGGAGAAGAAAAACTTCCACTTTACAAGAAGGAAATCTCTTGTCGTTGGATAAGTGCTACATTAGGGTTTCATCCACTTCCTTTGACAAAGTGCTTTCACAAATCACATTCCTTTCACTATCCTTATGCTTATTACTCAAGTGTGGAACGTCTATTTTCACACTTCAAACTACTAAGAGTAGTAGACATAGAGCGTATATATTCCCATGGATATGGGGAACTATATGCGCTTGCAAATCTCATTCATTTGAGATACTTTGCTTTGAGGTATTCAACAAATACAATTTCCGGCAAATATTTTCGTTTAGAGCTCTTTGAGCATTGGAATATGCAAAGCTTTATTGTTCATGGAGTTGATGCTACATTCGATTCCTTTGAGGCATCTGGAATTTGGAAAATGCCACTATTAAGGAATTTTTGCATTCAAGGGATTGTTTCATTGGGAACTTTGTCAGTTGTTCATAGAAACTTAGAGAGTATATCATGGTTGAATTCTAAGCTCTGTACAAAGGATTTGTTTACAAGGATTccgaatttaaaaaaattgggaatttttgaTGGATACGATGAAAACAATCTAGattgtttttataattttgtgcatTTGGGGCAGCTTGAGGAGCTAAGCATCAGAAAGTGGCATAATCTCAACCATATTCCATGTATCGGCATCTCATGGGCAACTAATTTTTTACCAAATCTTAAGAAGCTCAAATTCTTCTTGACTAGTTTGGCATGGAGTGATATGAAGATTATTGGTATGTTGCCGAATCTAGAGGTTTTAAAACTGAAACGTGCTATTGCTCGCAAAGACACAATTTGGGAACCATCCGAGGAAGGGTTCCGTAAATTGAAAAGATTGGTAATTGAATATACATGTTTGGAACGTTGGAGTGCCATGGGTGACCATTTCCCTGTGCTTGAATGTTTAGAGTTACATAAATGCGATAATTTGCTAGAAATTCCTAGTGGTTTTGCGGATATCACCACACTAGCACTGATTCAGTTAAACGGGTGTTGGGATTCCGTTCTGACTTCAGCAAAGTTTATTCAAGAAGAGCAATACAACAACTATGGAAATGCCCTCCTTGTTCATTCGAAAAATATTAGG AAGAAACGTGTAAACAACAAATAG
- the LOC115995634 gene encoding putative late blight resistance protein homolog R1B-17 isoform X2, whose protein sequence is MNDLEAEMRDVALEAEKRIEMELTTIYLAKGWIKHLACLLRLHGIFNEAVKQTDHLKRKLIKITSEKQLAKGPSQGERITDNVSFLGQMEQRGPFFGSTSSQPDLERENNITVSKFSINASIKFDSRMVGCNEEFKMIMDQLTQQSAKQLQVVSIVGMGGIGKTTLARKVYEDPSITSHFYIRAWVTVSQKYNVEQILQCVVGCVNAASNDNLAESLRKHLMGQRYLIVMDDIWSTTTWDSVQRCFPDNNNGSRILLTSRLREVAEYVSSGNFTINMPFLDAHESWNLFCNVFGQTKFLWVFEEIGRDIMKKCEGLPLAIVVVASLLSKTEAAVEKWNNVAKNVSRYVIGDSNDACSRILYLSYNQLPHHLKACFLYFGVFPEDYEIHVKKLVRLWAAEGFLRAEDHQNMEEAAMECLQDLVDRSLVFVSKQSYNGKTKTVRTHDLLRDLCLREARHENLLNIIGEEKLPLYKKEISCRWISATLGFHPLPLTKCFHKSHSFHYPYAYYSSVERLFSHFKLLRVVDIERIYSHGYGELYALANLIHLRYFALRYSTNTISGKYFRLELFEHWNMQSFIVHGVDATFDSFEASGIWKMPLLRNFCIQGIVSLGTLSVVHRNLESISWLNSKLCTKDLFTRIPNLKKLGIFDGYDENNLDCFYNFVHLGQLEELSIRKWHNLNHIPCIGISWATNFLPNLKKLKFFLTSLAWSDMKIIGMLPNLEVLKLKRAIARKDTIWEPSEEGFRKLKRLVIEYTCLERWSAMGDHFPVLECLELHKCDNLLEIPSGFADITTLALIQLNGCWDSVLTSAKFIQEEQYNNYGNALLVHSKNIRKKRVNNK, encoded by the exons ATGAATGATCTAGAGGCAGAGATGAGAGATGTGGCGTTAGAAGCTGAAAAAAGGATTGAGATGGAGTTGACTACCATTTATCTGGCAAAGGGTTGGATCAAGCATCTTGCTTGCCTACTCAGGCTTCATGGAATCTTCAATGAAGCTGTAAAACAGACTGATCACCTCAAGAGGAAGTTGATAAAGATTACAAGTGAAAAGCAGCTTGCAAAGGGTCCATCACAAGGTGAAAGGATCACTGACAACGTTTCATTCCTTGGTCAGATGGAACAAAGAGGACCATTCTTTGGTTCAACATCATCACAGCCTGATCTAGAACGCGAGAATAATATTACAGTGAGTAAATTTTCCATAAACGCTTCAATAAAGTTTGACAGTAGAATGGTCGGATGCAACGAGGAGTTCAAGATGATAATGGATCAGCTCACCCAACAATCAGCAAAGCAACTACAAGTTGTATCAATTGTAGGCATGGGCGGAATAGGCAAGACCACTTTAGCTCGAAAAGTCTATGAAGATCCATCAATTACTTCTCATTTTTACATCCGTGCATGGGTTACTGTATCTCAAAAGTATAACGTGGAACAAATACTCCAATGTGTTGTTGGTTGTGTTAATGCAGCATCAAATGACAACTTAGCAGAAAGTTTGCGGAAACACTTGATGGGTCAGAGATATTTGATAGTGATGGATGATATATGGAGCACTACTACTTGGGATAGTGTGCAAAGATGCTTTCctgataataataatggaagCCGTATACTATTGACCTCTCGACTAAGGGAGGTGGCTGAATATGTAAGTTCAGGTAACTTTACCATTAACATGCCTTTCTTAGATGCCCATGAAAGTTGGAATCTCTTCTGCAATGTGTTTGGTCAAACAAAATTTCTTTGGGTGTTTGAGGAAATTGGTAGAGACATAATGAAGAAATGTGAAGGATTACCTCTAGCTATTGTTGTAGTAGCTAGTCTTCTCTCTAAGACAGAGGCGGCAGTAGAGAAGTGGAATAATGTTGCAAAAAATGTGAGTAGATATGTAATTGGTGATTCTAATGATGCATGTTCCAGAATACTATATTTGAGTTACAACCAATTACCACACCACTTAAAAGCttgttttctatattttggagtTTTCCCTGAAGACTATgagatccatgtgaagaagtTGGTTAGGTTGTGGGCAGCTGAGGGATTTTTGAGGGCAGAGGACCATCAAAATATGGAGGAAGCAGCCATGGAATGCTTGCAAGATCTTGTTGATAGAAGTCTTGTTTTTGTTAGCAAACAGAGCTACAATGGGAAAACGAAGACAGTAAGAACACATGACTTGTTGCGTGATTTGTGTTTGAGAGAAGCTCGACATGAAAATCTCTTGAATATCATTGGAGAAGAAAAACTTCCACTTTACAAGAAGGAAATCTCTTGTCGTTGGATAAGTGCTACATTAGGGTTTCATCCACTTCCTTTGACAAAGTGCTTTCACAAATCACATTCCTTTCACTATCCTTATGCTTATTACTCAAGTGTGGAACGTCTATTTTCACACTTCAAACTACTAAGAGTAGTAGACATAGAGCGTATATATTCCCATGGATATGGGGAACTATATGCGCTTGCAAATCTCATTCATTTGAGATACTTTGCTTTGAGGTATTCAACAAATACAATTTCCGGCAAATATTTTCGTTTAGAGCTCTTTGAGCATTGGAATATGCAAAGCTTTATTGTTCATGGAGTTGATGCTACATTCGATTCCTTTGAGGCATCTGGAATTTGGAAAATGCCACTATTAAGGAATTTTTGCATTCAAGGGATTGTTTCATTGGGAACTTTGTCAGTTGTTCATAGAAACTTAGAGAGTATATCATGGTTGAATTCTAAGCTCTGTACAAAGGATTTGTTTACAAGGATTccgaatttaaaaaaattgggaatttttgaTGGATACGATGAAAACAATCTAGattgtttttataattttgtgcatTTGGGGCAGCTTGAGGAGCTAAGCATCAGAAAGTGGCATAATCTCAACCATATTCCATGTATCGGCATCTCATGGGCAACTAATTTTTTACCAAATCTTAAGAAGCTCAAATTCTTCTTGACTAGTTTGGCATGGAGTGATATGAAGATTATTGGTATGTTGCCGAATCTAGAGGTTTTAAAACTGAAACGTGCTATTGCTCGCAAAGACACAATTTGGGAACCATCCGAGGAAGGGTTCCGTAAATTGAAAAGATTGGTAATTGAATATACATGTTTGGAACGTTGGAGTGCCATGGGTGACCATTTCCCTGTGCTTGAATGTTTAGAGTTACATAAATGCGATAATTTGCTAGAAATTCCTAGTGGTTTTGCGGATATCACCACACTAGCACTGATTCAGTTAAACGGGTGTTGGGATTCCGTTCTGACTTCAGCAAAGTTTATTCAAGAAGAGCAATACAACAACTATGGAAATGCCCTCCTTGTTCATTCGAAAAATATTAGG AAGAAACGTGTAAACAACAAATAG